One Burkholderia gladioli genomic window, CGCCATGGGCCCTTTCCCGCGGGGCGGCGCATGTTCGACGTTTCCGCGGAGGACACCATCCGGCTTGCCGAAGCCCATCGTCTCCAGCTTTTGCTAAACGTCCGCAGCGGATCAGTCCAGCAAGCAAATAGGGACAAGGGAATCGTGTGGACGCGTCTTGCTTTCATGAAGTGATGGCCGGTATGACGGTGTCCTTTCGGCCAGACGCGGGCGTTCGACGAACCGACATGAATTGGCGACAAATTTGATTCGAAGTACGCTCTCCGGAAATGTCCCTTTATCGCACGAATCCCCGACATGCTGCCGTCCGTTGACGAACTCCTCATGCTCGACTCCCTGACGTTACGTGCCCACACGGAACAAGCGGGAGATGCCTTTGACATGAACGAGCACCGAGTGAAGCTGCAAAAAGCCTTGAAGGTCAATGAAGTATGTTCAGTGCGACGGGAGGGCAGGCTCGTTGCCTATGCAATGCTCCGACCAGACGCAGAAGCCTGCTGGTTCGTTGGCGCATTTGGTACACACCCTCTGCACCGAACGTACAGCGTTATGAGCGAACTACTCGCAAAGATAGCCGCTCTTGCGAACGAACGAGGAATCGGTGAGTTTAGAAGCCACGTTTACAAAACCAACCGATTGTCTATCGCTTTCCATCGCAAGCTTGGATTCCGTGTGACTCGTGAGAATGACAAGGCCTTCGAGTTCTTCATTGCGGTGGATGAATTGGCCTCAAAGCCCGCTGCTCGACGTGCCGCTACAGTGGCGTCCCGCACTGAGAAGCTCGGAACACTCGATGATTTCCGGAAGAGCCGCACTGGAACGCCCGAACGGCCGCTTTAGGAAAGGATGATTGACCGCTCCGGGTCGATCACGGCCCTTGATGAGGTGACGTCCACGCAATCTCAGACCTGATCTGCCTCCGACCGAGAGATCAGGTCTGGACTTGCACATCTCAGCCCCCGGATCACCAATCTTGTCGCGATTATGCCGCGCTTGCTCGTGCCAATCACTGACGTGATGCGACGGTTGCAAAGTAACTTTCTAGCGTGACGGCGGCTCGGGGGTGTGGGCGCGCGGGGCGTTCTTTGCGCGCAGCGTTCCAGAAGGCGGGGCAACCTCAACGTCGTCGTACGGGCCCCATGGCTAAGCAGCCTGTCTCCAACTTTATCTCCAAGAAACTGTGTACTTTGGAGATAGACTTGGAGATAACCACAGCCTTACCAGACAAGGCTTACAGGCCGATACAACCGTCTATCTCCAAATCTCCAAATATTTTTGCTTCCGGCGGCACAGCAACGTTCCGCACGGCACGGGCCTTCGACTGATCGAGCCTACGCCGATACGCCCGTCGGTATCTTCTGAACGACCTCGCCCGAACGGCACACGCAGCAGAGCGATATGAATTCTGCGGCTGCCAGAAGCGCGGGGGGGCAACTCTGGGGGCAACTCATCAACACCCAACAAGCAATCCCCTTACATTACGGGCCTCACAGCGAACAATTTCATTCCGGCCCTGGCACCATGACATAGCTTCGGGAAATTTCCTGAAGCCTAAAACCCGCGTCAGCGCTAGGCTGTCGCGGGTTTTTTCGTTTCAGGAGGCTCCAGGTGGAATCGGGCAAGCCCCAAATTCGGGGTGGAGATTTGTCGATTTGGGCGATACAGCTAGTGAGTGTCAGTGCAGCCAAATTGCAACCGGGACCTGCTGGATTGACCCTGAGCAGCCTCGGTCGTGCAGTTTGAAATTGCGTAAGCCCTTGACTCAACAGTATGTGTTGCGCGTAGGTAAAGCTCCCATGCGGTACTCAACGAGAACCGTTAGCGCCTCTGCCTCGGTGGACAACCATGCACCGACTGATCACGCGCGATCCGGTAATGTGCAGTCGGCATCGAGCGGCGGCGTATGAAGCAGCTTCGCCTTGTAGTCGACAAGCCGATCGTCTGATACATCGAAGCGCCGCAGCCAGTCATCGCTTTCGGCCGTCGTGGCGAAATACGGTGATGCCGAGCCTGGCTGGCCAATTTGCAACTGCCACACGGAAGGAACGCGCACCGATTTGAGAGCCGCGTTGAGGATCACGTAGTTGGGAGGCGGAACGGGTGGCCCGTTCTCATCACCGTCGGTCGACGAGCCAGCTTCAGGGCGCCGGCCGGCCTGGATCACGACGTCGCCGTTCAGATCGTAGAGCGCG contains:
- a CDS encoding GNAT family N-acetyltransferase — encoded protein: MLPSVDELLMLDSLTLRAHTEQAGDAFDMNEHRVKLQKALKVNEVCSVRREGRLVAYAMLRPDAEACWFVGAFGTHPLHRTYSVMSELLAKIAALANERGIGEFRSHVYKTNRLSIAFHRKLGFRVTRENDKAFEFFIAVDELASKPAARRAATVASRTEKLGTLDDFRKSRTGTPERPL